In the Carassius gibelio isolate Cgi1373 ecotype wild population from Czech Republic chromosome A2, carGib1.2-hapl.c, whole genome shotgun sequence genome, one interval contains:
- the LOC128030284 gene encoding E3 ubiquitin-protein ligase RNF182-like: MMGQFPEDVVGGSTTEDLECKICYCAYSLSSRRPKVLECCHCLCAKCLVKILDLGESSPNAVVCPFCRYITDLPREDVESLPDEYNLVSALLSIQKKKHQNLNDNQGEILLSPRHLNSLVGHSASASPTSIRSNYVVITIMEPRQESIIPGSGRAYRSSSQDSMASVTQRWTVWNCAALLCQTLARVLVWLLGLLYFSSLPLGVYLLIMQNTTMGVLMVSLVPVSLLIVMVYGLCQCLCREFWDCVPP, translated from the coding sequence ATGATGGGACAGTTCCCAGAGGATGTGGTGGGTGGCTCCACCACAGAGGATCTGGAATGCAAGATCTGCTACTGTGCTTACAGCCTGTCAAGTCGACGGCCCAAGGTCCTCGAGTGCTGCCATTGTCTTTGTGCCAAGTGCCTTGTCAAAATCCTTGATTTAGGTGAATCCTCCCCGAACGCAGTGGTCTGTCCGTTCTGCCGCTACATCACAGACCTTCCCAGAGAAGATGTAGAGAGTCTACCAGATGAGTATAACTTGGTGTCTGCCTTGCTCTCCATCCAGAAAAAGAAGCACCAGAACCTTAATGACAACCAAGGGGAGATTCTCCTCAGTCCCAGACACCTTAACTCTCTGGTGGGACATTCGGCTTCAGCTTCTCCCACCTCGATTCGTTCCAATTATGTGGTGATCACCATTATGGAGCCTCGGCAGGAGTCTATTATTCCAGGTTCGGGTAGGGCATACCGTTCTTCCAGTCAGGACTCCATGGCCTCTGTTACCCAGAGATGGACAGTTTGGAACTGTGCGGCCCTGCTGTGCCAGACTTTAGCACGCGTCCTGGTCTGGCTGCTGGGGCTGCTGTATTTCAGCTCCCTGCCTTTAGGTGTCTATCTGCTCATCATGCAGAACACCACGATGGGGGTGTTGATGGTCAGTCTGGTACCTGTTAGTCTTCTCATTGTCATGGTGTACGGCCTTTGCCAATGCCTGTGCCGTGAGTTTTGGGACTGTGTACCACCATAG